A single genomic interval of Bacteroidota bacterium harbors:
- a CDS encoding biopolymer transporter ExbD: protein MHKRKKKDAPEVNASSMADIAFLLLIFFLVTTEISIDEGINVTLPPYTDVPPPPVESNNRNTLTVNVNSRDQLLVEENVMEVTQLRDFTKKFINNNGADPTMSDSPLDAIVSFKGDRGTSYNMYIEVYNELRGAYSDLRDDVSKRKYGKVMNDLTDSVRIDEIKTMYPIRISEAEPTEFGATKK, encoded by the coding sequence ATGCATAAAAGAAAGAAAAAAGATGCGCCTGAAGTAAATGCCAGTTCAATGGCAGATATTGCATTTCTATTGCTGATATTTTTTCTGGTAACTACCGAGATAAGTATTGACGAAGGAATTAATGTAACCTTACCACCTTATACCGATGTGCCACCACCTCCTGTAGAATCTAACAATAGAAATACATTAACAGTGAATGTGAATTCACGTGACCAGTTGCTGGTAGAAGAAAATGTTATGGAAGTAACTCAACTCAGAGATTTTACCAAAAAATTTATTAATAACAATGGTGCAGATCCTACAATGTCGGATAGTCCTTTGGATGCAATTGTTTCTTTTAAAGGAGACAGAGGTACTTCTTATAATATGTATATCGAAGTATATAATGAATTGAGAGGAGCCTATTCTGATTTGAGAGATGATGTCTCGAAACGAAAATATGGTAAGGTAATGAATGACCTGACAGATTCAGTTCGTATTGATGAAATAAAAACTATGTATCCTATCCGGATTTCTGAAGCGGAGCCTACAGAATTCGGAGCGACTAAAAAATAA
- a CDS encoding MotA/TolQ/ExbB proton channel family protein has protein sequence MKKLIGIIALLGVFVIIPGVLMAQDAAEEVVASEGGITLMKRYFIEGGWAFMSTILVCLILGLAFCIERIITLSLADINADKLLANIEKSLVAKDVEKAKSFCKATRGPIASIMYQGLTRTDEGIDIVEKTVSSYGSVQMGQLEKGLSWISLFIALAPMLGFFGTVIGMVQAFDDIANAGAISATIVASGIKVALLTTVFGLIVAIILQVFYNFIASKIESIVNKMEDSSITFIDLLVKNKIA, from the coding sequence ATGAAAAAGTTGATTGGAATTATCGCCCTGTTAGGGGTATTTGTTATCATCCCTGGTGTGTTAATGGCACAGGATGCTGCTGAAGAAGTAGTTGCCAGCGAAGGTGGTATTACTTTAATGAAACGCTACTTTATAGAAGGTGGCTGGGCTTTTATGTCTACTATTCTTGTTTGTCTTATTCTCGGACTTGCTTTTTGTATTGAGCGTATCATTACTTTAAGTCTTGCTGATATCAATGCAGATAAATTATTGGCAAATATTGAAAAGTCTTTAGTTGCAAAAGATGTGGAGAAAGCGAAAAGTTTTTGCAAAGCAACACGTGGTCCTATTGCTTCAATCATGTATCAGGGTCTTACCCGCACCGACGAAGGAATTGATATCGTAGAGAAAACTGTTTCTTCTTATGGATCTGTTCAAATGGGTCAATTAGAAAAAGGGTTATCCTGGATTTCATTATTCATTGCATTGGCGCCAATGCTTGGATTCTTTGGAACAGTAATCGGGATGGTTCAGGCTTTTGATGATATCGCTAACGCCGGAGCTATTTCAGCAACCATTGTTGCAAGCGGTATTAAGGTAGCATTATTAACTACAGTATTCGGGCTTATTGTTGCCATTATTCTGCAAGTATTTTACAACTTTATTGCCTCTAAAATTGAAAGTATTGTAAATAAAATGGAAGACAGTTCAATCACTTTCATAGATTTACTTGTGAAGAATAAAATTGCCTGA
- a CDS encoding TatD family hydrolase, whose amino-acid sequence MNLIDTHAHIYLPEFDADRDNMIANAKDVIRIYMPNIDLETIEPMLQLHSKYPEKCFPMIGLHPCSVKEDFKSVLEKMEEQFQNKSTTFYGIGETGLDYFWDLSFKDQQIAAFEQQIIWAKQMQLPIIIHSRNATDDCIHIIEKHQDGNLTGIFHCFSGSTQQLERAINTGLMIGIGGVVTFKNGGLDKVLSNYHLKSIVLETDSPYLAPVPYRGKRNEPAYINLVAKKLSEVLEHPVELIVEVTNKNANKVFKYAGE is encoded by the coding sequence ATGAATTTAATTGATACACATGCGCATATTTATTTGCCGGAGTTTGATGCCGACAGAGATAATATGATAGCGAATGCAAAAGATGTTATCAGAATTTATATGCCCAATATAGATTTAGAAACTATTGAGCCGATGTTGCAGTTACATTCTAAATATCCTGAAAAATGTTTTCCAATGATTGGTCTGCATCCATGTTCCGTGAAAGAAGATTTTAAAAGTGTGTTGGAAAAAATGGAAGAACAATTTCAAAATAAATCAACAACATTTTACGGTATTGGTGAAACAGGGTTGGATTATTTTTGGGATTTGAGTTTTAAGGATCAGCAAATTGCTGCATTTGAACAACAGATTATTTGGGCGAAGCAAATGCAGTTACCTATAATTATACATTCCCGCAATGCCACGGATGATTGCATACATATAATAGAGAAACATCAGGATGGAAATCTTACAGGAATTTTTCACTGCTTCTCAGGAAGTACTCAACAATTGGAACGAGCTATAAATACCGGGTTAATGATAGGAATAGGAGGAGTGGTAACATTTAAGAATGGTGGTCTTGACAAAGTTTTGTCAAATTATCATTTGAAGTCAATAGTGTTAGAAACTGATTCTCCTTATCTTGCACCGGTTCCTTATCGTGGTAAACGCAATGAACCGGCTTACATAAACCTGGTTGCAAAAAAATTATCTGAAGTTTTAGAACACCCTGTGGAATTAATAGTAGAAGTAACAAACAAAAATGCCAATAAGGTATTTAAATATGCCGGAGAGTAG